From the genome of Myxococcales bacterium, one region includes:
- a CDS encoding tetratricopeptide repeat protein, with the protein MTIRFDRLRVPATAGPGIRLAPLLLWVLTIVFALVQTGCMTVVVDPSLPTEAETLLFQAEARRDLGMDYLAKGHNAIALRELVFAAKSNPKDPKTQLWLGEGYRRQRHNDKALAAMLRAIELKPDYQEAHNNLSAFYLQLERYEDAITHAQILIEDPLYPWPWTAYSNRGRAELSLGRIDDARESLQMALEFRRDFWPASLNLGILEREAGNTLKAVKHLRRVIKHPIGHGPRAEASFHVAQILVSMGRREKAMKYFAVTVRTDPEGPWAEESRDYLKVLR; encoded by the coding sequence ATGACCATCCGATTTGATCGATTGCGAGTACCGGCAACTGCAGGTCCAGGCATACGGCTAGCGCCGCTATTGCTATGGGTGCTGACGATCGTGTTTGCCCTCGTACAGACCGGGTGCATGACGGTTGTCGTCGACCCAAGTCTTCCGACAGAAGCCGAAACGCTACTCTTCCAGGCCGAGGCAAGACGCGATCTGGGAATGGACTACCTGGCCAAGGGGCACAACGCCATCGCCCTGCGCGAGTTGGTTTTTGCGGCCAAGAGCAACCCCAAGGACCCCAAGACCCAGCTCTGGCTCGGCGAGGGGTACCGCCGGCAGAGACACAACGATAAAGCCCTGGCGGCGATGCTTCGCGCGATCGAACTCAAGCCGGACTACCAGGAGGCGCACAACAACCTGTCCGCCTTTTATCTCCAGTTGGAGCGGTACGAAGATGCCATCACCCACGCGCAGATCCTGATCGAGGACCCGCTCTACCCGTGGCCCTGGACTGCGTATTCGAATCGAGGCCGGGCCGAGCTCAGTCTCGGCCGCATTGACGATGCGCGCGAGAGTCTGCAAATGGCACTCGAGTTTCGCCGCGACTTCTGGCCGGCTTCGCTCAATCTCGGGATTCTCGAACGCGAGGCCGGAAACACCCTCAAGGCGGTCAAGCATCTTCGGCGGGTAATCAAGCATCCCATCGGCCACGGACCGCGAGCCGAGGCGAGCTTTCACGTGGCACAGATTCTCGTTTCCATGGGACGTCGAGAGAAGGCGATGAAGTATTTTGCGGTCACGGTCAGGACCGACCCGGAGGGCCCGTGGGCCGAAGAGTCTCGCGACTACTTGAAGGTCCTGCGCTAA
- a CDS encoding helix-turn-helix domain-containing protein, whose translation MDFSPDIENDREHWDPDAVRVDSVDGSQGSAATPSIGRYLAMQRELRGISRKELCDQTHIPLRSLERLEAGIFDSLNDGFVRGFVRTVADALGLDLDDTLARMSREPTSPKYSPRVLAGAGLMRFGALVAGLLLVLISVGLVGVAVQLVPGRDDASPLVMRTDPVRALAEAGGVSSFSATQALVQPTPQKLPQATSAPEASDFPQLLQTGFRGAASGEPVRADAHTAEP comes from the coding sequence GTGGACTTCAGTCCTGACATCGAGAACGACCGCGAGCATTGGGACCCCGATGCGGTTCGGGTCGATTCCGTTGACGGTTCCCAAGGCTCGGCAGCGACTCCCAGCATCGGACGCTACCTCGCGATGCAGAGAGAGCTGCGCGGCATCTCGCGCAAGGAACTCTGCGACCAGACCCACATCCCCCTGCGCTCGCTCGAGAGACTCGAAGCGGGGATCTTCGACAGCTTGAATGACGGCTTCGTGCGCGGCTTCGTGCGCACCGTTGCCGACGCTCTGGGCCTCGATCTGGACGACACCCTGGCGCGAATGTCTCGGGAGCCGACCTCGCCGAAATATTCTCCGCGGGTGCTCGCCGGCGCCGGCCTGATGCGCTTCGGCGCTCTCGTGGCAGGGCTCTTGCTGGTGCTGATCAGCGTCGGACTGGTCGGCGTGGCAGTGCAACTCGTGCCTGGACGAGACGATGCATCTCCATTGGTCATGCGCACAGATCCCGTTCGGGCGCTGGCCGAAGCCGGTGGTGTGTCGAGTTTCAGCGCGACCCAGGCGCTGGTCCAGCCGACCCCGCAGAAGCTTCCCCAGGCGACCTCGGCCCCCGAAGCGTCCGACTTCCCGCAGCTCCTGCAGACCGGGTTCCGTGGCGCCGCCAGCGGTGAGCCTGTGCGCGCCGATGCGCACACAGCGGAACCCTGA
- the recO gene encoding DNA repair protein RecO: protein MATHKTEAILLRYVDIGETDRIVHLLTPDLGRVTAMAKSARKSIKRFPGTLDLMNHLDVELQMRPRRMTHIGRAKLISPFLALRGDPARFALGCYLVELLGRLAPEGSAGGDAQRLFDFALSAMQDLETVVPNPKLRLFLKLESLSALGLRPELRHCVRCAEELRGAGVLSFHLGDGGAHCEGCRGQEGNFLPVHLGTLRALEQGLRLGIQKLDRLAMGKREMQEAEELIGRFHRFHVGLELHSEAFLRDAFSRPGSTVGGGARLG from the coding sequence TTGGCGACTCACAAGACCGAAGCGATCCTGCTGCGCTATGTGGATATCGGGGAAACCGATCGCATCGTACATCTGCTGACTCCGGATCTCGGTCGGGTGACGGCGATGGCGAAGAGTGCTCGCAAGAGTATCAAGCGCTTCCCCGGCACCCTGGATCTGATGAACCATCTCGATGTCGAGCTGCAAATGCGACCTCGGCGCATGACACACATTGGCCGCGCAAAGCTGATCTCTCCCTTCCTGGCACTTCGCGGCGATCCCGCGCGCTTTGCGCTCGGCTGCTATTTGGTCGAATTGTTGGGGCGGCTCGCGCCCGAGGGCAGCGCCGGGGGCGATGCCCAGAGACTCTTCGATTTCGCGCTCTCGGCCATGCAGGATCTAGAGACGGTCGTTCCCAATCCGAAACTGCGCCTATTCCTCAAGCTCGAGAGTCTGAGTGCCCTGGGACTGCGCCCCGAACTGCGCCATTGCGTGCGCTGCGCGGAAGAACTCCGCGGTGCTGGCGTCTTGTCATTTCACCTGGGAGATGGCGGCGCCCACTGCGAGGGTTGCCGGGGCCAAGAAGGCAATTTTCTGCCTGTCCACCTCGGGACATTGCGTGCGCTCGAACAGGGACTGCGTTTGGGAATCCAGAAACTGGATCGTCTCGCAATGGGAAAACGTGAGATGCAAGAAGCCGAGGAGCTGATCGGCCGTTTTCATCGCTTTCACGTCGGACTCGAACTGCACAGCGAGGCGTTCCTTCGCGATGCCTTCTCGCGACCCGGTTCCACAGTTGGGGGTGGCGCAAGACTCGGCTGA
- a CDS encoding glycine--tRNA ligase, with the protein MEKLVSLCAARGFIFASSEIYGGINGFWDYGPLGVELKNNLKALWWQRMVRERSDVVGVDTSIIAHPRTWEASGHADNFSDPMVDCRACKKRFRADQLDDAGPCPSREGTSEHDLTEAKNFNLMLETQIGASEDGSQSAYLRPETCQSIFTDFKRVREAARQKVPFGIAQIGKAFRNEITPRNFTFRSREFEQAEMEFFCHPSEREKWFEYWRAERLQFHRDIGLADDKIRNRTHESDELAHYAKVAVDVDFEFPFGWQEIEGVHDRGDWDLSQHTEFSGKDLALTDETTKEKYTPMVIETSMGIDRTCLALLCNALEEEALEDGETRTVMRLHPAIAPIKAAVLPLSKKLSEDARKVAESLRKHWNIYYDESGNIGRRYRRQDEVGTPFCITYDFDSQDDQKVTVRERDSMRQDRVPIDGLVGYLSDLLGFAT; encoded by the coding sequence ATGGAAAAGTTGGTCTCACTGTGCGCGGCGCGGGGCTTTATCTTTGCGTCGAGCGAGATCTATGGCGGCATCAATGGATTCTGGGATTACGGGCCCTTGGGGGTCGAACTCAAGAACAATCTCAAGGCGCTGTGGTGGCAGCGAATGGTGCGTGAGCGCAGCGATGTCGTCGGAGTCGACACCTCGATCATTGCCCATCCCCGCACCTGGGAAGCCTCGGGTCATGCAGACAATTTCAGTGATCCCATGGTGGACTGTCGAGCCTGCAAGAAGCGCTTCCGGGCAGATCAGCTCGACGATGCGGGGCCGTGTCCGTCGCGCGAGGGAACTTCCGAGCACGACCTCACTGAAGCAAAGAACTTCAACCTGATGCTCGAGACCCAGATCGGCGCGTCGGAGGACGGCAGCCAGTCGGCGTACCTGCGTCCCGAAACCTGCCAATCGATATTCACCGACTTCAAACGGGTGCGCGAAGCCGCGCGACAGAAGGTGCCGTTCGGGATCGCACAGATCGGCAAAGCGTTTCGCAACGAAATCACGCCGCGCAACTTCACTTTTCGCTCGCGAGAATTCGAACAGGCGGAGATGGAATTTTTCTGCCATCCCAGCGAACGCGAAAAATGGTTCGAGTACTGGCGAGCAGAGCGCCTGCAGTTCCACCGCGATATCGGTCTCGCCGACGACAAGATTCGCAACCGGACGCACGAATCCGATGAGCTGGCTCACTACGCCAAGGTCGCCGTCGACGTCGATTTTGAGTTCCCGTTCGGCTGGCAGGAAATCGAAGGGGTACACGATCGCGGAGACTGGGATCTCTCTCAGCACACGGAGTTCTCGGGCAAAGATTTGGCACTGACCGACGAAACCACAAAAGAGAAGTACACCCCGATGGTGATCGAAACCTCAATGGGGATCGATCGCACTTGTTTGGCGCTGCTCTGCAACGCACTGGAAGAAGAGGCTCTAGAAGACGGGGAAACCCGGACCGTGATGCGGCTGCACCCGGCCATTGCACCAATCAAAGCGGCGGTGTTGCCGCTGTCGAAGAAACTCTCAGAAGACGCGCGCAAGGTCGCTGAGAGCCTGCGCAAACACTGGAACATCTACTATGACGAATCGGGCAATATAGGCCGACGTTACCGACGACAAGATGAAGTCGGAACTCCGTTCTGCATTACCTACGACTTCGACTCCCAGGACGACCAGAAAGTAACCGTCCGCGAGCGCGACTCCATGCGGCAAGATCGGGTGCCGATCGACGGGCTGGTCGGCTACCTGAGCGACTTACTGGGGTTTGCTACGTGA
- a CDS encoding pyruvate, phosphate dikinase, whose product MSARKKSKKSATKKKSAKKKKSATKKKSAKKKKSAANTRRAKSSVQRVYSFGDGKADGCADMGDLLGGKGANLAEMSALGIPVPPGFTITTEVCGEFNRRDGVISRGIRGEIVAAIAMVERNIGARFGDAENPLLISVRSGARASMPGMMDTILNLGLTNETVLGLAARANERFVYDSYRRFIQMYGDVVLNVPRDRFEMRIDDTKHAKGIDLDTDLDTEDLKRLVRDFLEIAEEHTGEPFPQNPMEQLWGAIGAVFSSWQNQRAKIYRRLHGISEAWGTAVNIQAMVFGNMGDDCATGVAFTRDPATGEKQFYGEYLTNAQGEDVVAGVRTPQPINEASRTADTRDLPTLELEMPGAYRELVGIYKRLEKHYRDMQDIEFTIQQGKLWMLQTRTGKRTTTASVRIAVEMAEERLITRKQAISRVDATSLDQLLHPTLDPDAVCDVIARGLPASPGAGVGVVIFDSERADMRTKAGEKVILVRIETSAEDIGGMHASEGVLTARGGMTSHAAVVARGMGKSCVTGCSALEIDYDQRRMRVGELVIKEGDVVTIDGGTGELMLGEVATVTPEVGESFAKLMSWADKVRKIRVRTNADTPADARLAREFGAEGIGLCRTEHMFFEPDRILLVREMILARNVEERAKPLAELLPVQRDDFAEIFRAMDGLPVTIRLLDPPLHEFLPQSDAAIVELAEALGVQVAKVRANLAALHEFNPMLGHRGCRLGVTYPDIYRMQVRAITEAACVVEAEGIKVLPEIMIPLVSHHGELALLRRQAEVVIEEVRSQFAGSRVRPSIGTMIEVPRACLTADVIAREADFFSFGTNDLTQMGYALSRDDSGKFLPDYIEAGILEDDPFVSVDEEGIGELVKMGAQKGRATKPNLKLGICGEHGGDPKSVKFFARIGLDYVSCSPFRVPAARLAAAQAAIEAIDGSDGSRS is encoded by the coding sequence GTGAGCGCCAGGAAGAAGAGCAAGAAGAGTGCGACTAAAAAGAAGAGCGCGAAGAAAAAGAAATCCGCAACCAAAAAGAAGAGCGCGAAGAAAAAGAAATCAGCCGCCAATACGCGCCGAGCAAAATCATCGGTCCAGCGCGTCTATTCCTTCGGCGATGGCAAGGCGGATGGTTGCGCGGACATGGGCGACCTGCTCGGGGGGAAGGGGGCCAACCTCGCCGAGATGTCCGCGCTGGGCATTCCGGTGCCGCCCGGCTTCACAATCACGACCGAAGTCTGTGGCGAGTTCAATCGAAGGGACGGCGTCATCTCGCGCGGGATCCGTGGGGAGATCGTCGCGGCCATTGCCATGGTCGAGCGGAACATCGGCGCCCGCTTTGGCGACGCCGAAAACCCGCTGCTGATTTCGGTGCGCTCCGGGGCTCGCGCATCGATGCCCGGCATGATGGACACGATTCTCAATCTCGGACTGACGAACGAAACCGTTCTCGGGCTCGCCGCGCGTGCGAATGAACGCTTTGTCTACGACAGCTATCGACGCTTCATACAGATGTATGGCGATGTGGTGCTGAACGTCCCGCGAGACCGCTTCGAGATGCGGATCGACGATACGAAGCACGCCAAGGGAATCGACCTCGACACCGACCTCGATACCGAGGATCTCAAGCGGTTGGTTCGCGACTTTCTGGAGATCGCCGAAGAGCACACCGGCGAGCCGTTTCCCCAAAATCCGATGGAGCAACTCTGGGGGGCAATCGGTGCGGTCTTCAGCTCCTGGCAGAACCAACGGGCCAAGATTTACCGTCGCCTGCACGGCATCTCGGAGGCCTGGGGCACCGCAGTCAACATTCAGGCGATGGTGTTTGGCAATATGGGCGACGACTGCGCGACCGGCGTGGCGTTTACCCGGGATCCAGCTACCGGCGAGAAGCAATTCTATGGCGAGTATCTCACGAACGCCCAGGGTGAGGACGTCGTAGCCGGTGTCCGGACCCCTCAGCCGATTAACGAGGCGAGCCGCACCGCGGACACCAGGGACCTCCCGACCCTCGAATTGGAGATGCCCGGCGCCTATCGGGAACTGGTCGGCATCTACAAGCGTCTCGAAAAGCACTACCGAGACATGCAGGACATCGAATTCACCATTCAGCAGGGCAAGCTCTGGATGCTTCAAACCCGCACCGGCAAGCGCACGACCACCGCGTCGGTGAGAATTGCCGTCGAAATGGCAGAGGAGCGCTTGATCACCCGCAAGCAGGCCATTTCGCGGGTTGATGCCACCTCGCTGGACCAGCTCTTGCACCCGACCCTGGATCCCGATGCCGTCTGCGATGTCATCGCGCGGGGCTTGCCGGCCTCGCCCGGGGCGGGGGTAGGCGTCGTGATCTTTGACAGCGAGCGCGCGGACATGCGCACCAAGGCCGGCGAAAAGGTGATCCTGGTCCGGATAGAAACGTCTGCGGAAGACATCGGGGGTATGCACGCATCCGAGGGGGTCTTGACGGCTCGCGGCGGGATGACCTCCCACGCCGCGGTCGTCGCGCGGGGTATGGGGAAGAGTTGTGTCACCGGTTGTTCGGCACTCGAGATCGACTACGACCAACGCCGGATGCGCGTAGGCGAACTCGTCATCAAAGAGGGAGACGTCGTCACGATCGACGGGGGTACCGGTGAACTGATGTTGGGTGAGGTTGCGACGGTGACCCCCGAGGTCGGCGAGTCCTTTGCCAAGCTGATGAGTTGGGCAGACAAAGTGCGAAAAATCCGGGTGCGGACCAATGCCGATACCCCTGCAGATGCAAGGCTTGCGCGGGAATTCGGTGCCGAGGGAATCGGCCTCTGCCGCACGGAACACATGTTCTTCGAGCCCGATCGAATCCTGCTCGTGCGGGAGATGATTCTCGCCCGCAACGTCGAGGAGCGCGCCAAACCCCTCGCAGAGCTGTTGCCCGTGCAGCGCGACGACTTCGCCGAGATCTTCCGAGCCATGGATGGACTGCCGGTGACGATCCGTCTGCTCGATCCGCCACTGCACGAATTCCTGCCCCAGAGCGATGCCGCCATCGTGGAGCTCGCCGAAGCGTTGGGAGTCCAGGTTGCAAAGGTGCGGGCAAATCTCGCGGCACTTCACGAATTCAATCCCATGCTCGGCCACCGGGGATGCCGCCTGGGGGTGACGTATCCGGACATTTACCGTATGCAGGTGCGTGCCATCACCGAAGCGGCGTGTGTGGTGGAGGCCGAGGGGATCAAGGTGCTCCCCGAGATCATGATCCCATTGGTGAGCCATCACGGAGAACTCGCCCTGTTGCGCCGCCAGGCCGAGGTCGTAATCGAAGAGGTGCGAAGCCAATTTGCGGGGTCTCGGGTGCGGCCGAGTATTGGCACCATGATCGAAGTGCCGCGGGCTTGCCTGACGGCCGACGTGATCGCCCGCGAAGCCGACTTCTTCTCCTTTGGCACCAACGATCTCACGCAGATGGGCTATGCGCTTTCCCGGGACGATTCTGGGAAGTTTTTGCCCGACTACATCGAGGCCGGGATTCTCGAAGACGATCCCTTCGTCTCCGTGGACGAGGAGGGGATCGGGGAGTTGGTCAAGATGGGGGCCCAAAAGGGCAGGGCGACCAAGCCAAACCTCAAACTGGGGATCTGTGGTGAGCACGGAGGAGACCCCAAGAGCGTGAAGTTCTTCGCGCGGATCGGTCTGGACTATGTTTCCTGTTCGCCGTTTCGCGTGCCCGCTGCACGGTTGGCGGCCGCCCAGGCGGCGATCGAAGCCATTGACGGCAGCGATGGATCGAGGAGCTAG
- a CDS encoding sigma-70 family RNA polymerase sigma factor encodes MARSTAEAAKSKKRKESRPQELHGSSEKEKSWASDRELVDEILGGNLEPFNLLYEAYFPRVFRFAMKRLGDAGEAEDVTQEVFIILLKALPSFQGQSSLLVWIFGITRNTVNRRFRKVRPILQPLESGSALDVAGPEAPADERADARRMLVRCDDIIENELTPLQRRIFHLKHLRRLSIRAIAEALDKSEDAIKANLYRMRRVLSDGTPGLEPLIRG; translated from the coding sequence GTGGCGAGAAGCACGGCTGAAGCGGCGAAGTCCAAGAAGCGCAAAGAATCGAGACCACAGGAACTGCACGGGAGCTCTGAGAAGGAGAAGAGCTGGGCGTCGGATCGCGAACTCGTCGACGAAATTCTCGGCGGAAACCTCGAACCGTTCAATCTTCTATACGAAGCGTATTTTCCCCGGGTGTTCCGCTTTGCGATGAAGCGCCTCGGCGATGCGGGCGAAGCGGAAGATGTGACCCAGGAAGTCTTCATCATTCTGTTGAAGGCGCTGCCCTCGTTTCAGGGGCAATCCTCTCTGTTGGTGTGGATATTCGGCATCACGCGCAACACCGTGAATCGACGCTTCCGCAAGGTGCGCCCGATTCTCCAGCCTCTCGAATCCGGAAGCGCCCTGGACGTCGCCGGCCCCGAGGCCCCGGCAGACGAGCGGGCCGATGCGCGCCGCATGCTGGTGCGTTGTGACGACATCATCGAGAACGAGCTCACCCCGCTGCAGCGCCGAATCTTCCACCTCAAGCACTTGAGGCGCCTGTCGATTCGCGCGATTGCCGAGGCGCTCGATAAATCGGAAGACGCGATCAAGGCAAATCTCTACCGCATGCGCCGGGTGCTCTCGGACGGGACTCCCGGACTCGAGCCGCTGATTCGCGGCTGA
- a CDS encoding sigma-70 family RNA polymerase sigma factor: protein MPQKAPIGSAHSCGKQNGSGVRVRQPRKPNAKHPVERSVDSAPVISSDSVAPSALTDLDLIEGIRERSEAHFNELYSRYFQRIYNFVYARIRNHADAEEVVQETFTIVFSSIDKYSGRSTLLSWIYGIAKNTTNNGLRQAKNITQRMREIGHEQLRPAKCFANCTPEEQLSIQRYLKNVVDQLEEFGEWQVEIFDMRHLQNMSIREISKRTQRSSDSVRSCLYRVKRLLLETAQLDNLPSPI from the coding sequence TTGCCCCAAAAAGCTCCTATTGGATCCGCACATTCTTGTGGAAAGCAGAACGGCTCCGGGGTCAGAGTTCGTCAACCGCGGAAGCCCAACGCAAAGCATCCAGTCGAACGATCAGTAGATTCCGCACCCGTCATTTCTTCGGACAGTGTTGCGCCTTCCGCGCTGACGGATCTGGATCTCATTGAAGGCATTCGCGAGCGAAGCGAAGCCCACTTCAACGAGCTCTACAGTCGCTATTTCCAGCGGATCTACAACTTCGTCTACGCGCGAATTCGCAATCACGCCGATGCGGAAGAGGTCGTGCAGGAGACGTTTACCATCGTCTTCTCATCCATCGACAAGTACAGCGGGCGCTCGACGCTGCTGTCGTGGATCTACGGGATCGCCAAGAATACGACCAACAACGGTCTGCGTCAGGCGAAGAACATCACCCAGCGCATGCGAGAAATTGGCCATGAGCAGCTGCGACCGGCCAAGTGCTTCGCAAACTGTACTCCAGAAGAGCAGCTGTCGATCCAGCGATACTTGAAGAACGTTGTCGATCAGCTCGAAGAGTTTGGTGAATGGCAGGTGGAAATCTTCGACATGCGCCACCTGCAAAATATGTCGATTCGAGAAATTTCCAAGCGCACACAGCGTTCGAGCGATTCAGTGCGATCGTGCTTGTATCGGGTCAAGCGATTGCTTCTGGAAACCGCTCAACTAGACAACCTCCCATCACCAATATGA
- a CDS encoding 3'-5' exonuclease, giving the protein MANLVLAWIDCEFGGLDVEKHDLTEVAIILTDSRLVEIEAAEWKVRARPERVSAEAAAIFGYDKEIWDKAPGIRQVLTELVEMLPKRAKVMPAGQNVRMDVIFLERAFRNCEMDYPFDYHVIDLATLFYSWSLVSGEEPSALSLRQAAQTAGLLNGAVEHRAMADTRLTLETFRHFIGALAPKPPA; this is encoded by the coding sequence GTGGCGAATCTCGTATTGGCTTGGATCGACTGTGAGTTCGGTGGACTCGATGTCGAAAAACACGACCTGACCGAAGTGGCCATCATCCTGACCGATTCTCGTCTGGTCGAAATCGAGGCCGCCGAGTGGAAGGTCCGGGCGAGACCCGAGCGTGTTTCCGCCGAAGCTGCCGCAATCTTTGGCTACGACAAGGAAATCTGGGACAAGGCCCCTGGCATCCGGCAGGTTTTGACCGAGTTGGTCGAGATGCTGCCGAAACGAGCGAAAGTCATGCCCGCCGGCCAGAACGTGCGCATGGATGTGATCTTCCTGGAACGCGCATTCCGCAACTGCGAGATGGATTACCCGTTCGACTATCACGTGATCGATCTGGCGACGCTATTCTACAGTTGGTCCCTGGTCTCGGGCGAAGAACCGAGCGCCCTTTCCCTGCGTCAGGCCGCACAGACCGCCGGACTGCTCAATGGTGCCGTTGAGCACCGGGCCATGGCCGATACCCGCCTGACCCTGGAAACGTTTCGCCACTTCATCGGTGCGCTGGCGCCCAAGCCTCCGGCATAG
- a CDS encoding prepilin-type N-terminal cleavage/methylation domain-containing protein, producing MNKFLGKSQKGFTLIELMIVVAIIGILAAIAIPNFVRFQLKAKTSEGKVNVAAIRTAEEAYFSEFGNYVNGLVSPAANGGTSKTSFTDVGGFGVIGWAPEGQVYFNYEVVVSTSNTAYTANAGADIDGNGTDQAWGYIHPAPGGTSSNASGTLAGGACPATGIVVGSASVFNQVLPCLPAYGQSEF from the coding sequence ATGAATAAGTTCCTTGGGAAGAGCCAGAAGGGCTTTACGCTCATCGAGTTGATGATCGTTGTGGCAATCATCGGTATTTTGGCTGCCATCGCAATTCCGAACTTCGTTCGCTTCCAGCTGAAGGCTAAGACTTCAGAAGGCAAGGTGAACGTTGCCGCCATTCGCACCGCAGAAGAGGCTTACTTCTCGGAGTTTGGTAACTACGTAAACGGTTTGGTTTCACCGGCCGCCAACGGTGGTACTTCGAAGACGAGCTTCACCGATGTTGGTGGCTTTGGCGTCATTGGTTGGGCGCCCGAGGGCCAGGTGTACTTCAACTACGAAGTAGTCGTTTCGACCAGCAACACGGCCTACACGGCGAACGCTGGTGCGGACATCGACGGCAACGGCACCGACCAGGCTTGGGGCTATATCCATCCGGCACCGGGTGGCACGAGCTCCAACGCGAGCGGAACCCTGGCTGGTGGCGCATGCCCGGCCACGGGAATTGTCGTTGGATCCGCATCGGTGTTCAACCAGGTCTTGCCCTGCCTTCCGGCCTACGGTCAGAGCGAGTTCTAA
- a CDS encoding ABC transporter ATP-binding protein: MIHVRDIVKDFRPGFGIRKKRVLHGISFDVAAGEIFGFVGPNGAGKTTTLKVLMGLIRATSGSASILGHDVTETAFRREIGFLPENAYFYDYLTGRELLEFYARLSGVPAARRADRVSTLLDWVGLTDAAEVRVRAYSKGMAQRVGIAQALVHDPSVVFLDEPMSGLDPIGRKEIRDLIIRLRSEGKTVFMNTHILSDVEMVCDRVAIIVHGRIRYQGRTEEFLSDGEQMCEIVVAGVSSELASKLEEDFEAPLRGVGERIEMLVKEKQVEAVLAAVLEDQGKVMAVTPQRVSLESIFMDAVRGEAG, encoded by the coding sequence ATCATTCACGTGCGCGACATCGTCAAGGACTTTCGTCCGGGCTTTGGCATCCGCAAGAAGCGGGTTCTGCACGGGATCTCCTTTGACGTAGCGGCCGGAGAAATCTTCGGCTTCGTCGGCCCCAATGGGGCTGGCAAGACCACGACCCTCAAGGTTTTGATGGGGTTGATTCGCGCGACCTCGGGCAGCGCTTCCATCCTTGGACACGACGTCACCGAGACGGCTTTTCGACGCGAGATCGGTTTTCTTCCGGAGAACGCGTACTTCTACGACTACCTGACGGGTCGTGAATTGCTCGAATTCTATGCGCGACTGTCGGGCGTCCCAGCCGCTCGACGAGCCGATCGCGTAAGCACGTTGCTCGACTGGGTGGGGTTGACGGACGCAGCGGAGGTGCGAGTCCGGGCGTATTCCAAGGGCATGGCCCAGCGGGTCGGTATCGCCCAGGCATTGGTTCACGATCCGAGCGTGGTGTTTCTCGACGAGCCCATGAGCGGGCTCGACCCCATTGGACGCAAGGAGATTCGCGATCTCATCATTCGCCTGCGCAGCGAGGGCAAGACGGTCTTCATGAACACCCACATCCTCTCCGACGTCGAGATGGTATGCGATCGCGTCGCGATCATCGTCCACGGGAGGATCAGGTATCAAGGGCGCACCGAAGAGTTCCTGAGCGATGGCGAGCAAATGTGCGAGATCGTTGTTGCGGGTGTCAGTTCCGAGTTGGCATCGAAACTCGAGGAAGACTTTGAGGCGCCGCTGCGTGGCGTGGGTGAGCGAATCGAAATGCTCGTCAAGGAAAAACAAGTCGAAGCCGTGCTGGCGGCCGTACTCGAAGATCAGGGAAAGGTGATGGCGGTGACCCCCCAGCGCGTTTCGCTCGAGAGTATCTTCATGGACGCGGTAAGGGGGGAAGCAGGATGA
- a CDS encoding ABC transporter permease — MISPSRIWTIGLNTMREAIRNKLLYTLLFFAIVMIGTGVIVGSISYVEGSRILQDVGLASIRLFSTGIAIFVGVGLIYSEVYRRTIYTILSKPVSRAEFLVGKFVGLVMTIWLQLVIMSVAFIVVSLSSGAPIDSGHIAALALLGVELAVVVAVATLFSAFTTPMLASFFTLGIYMMGHLSRNLLQIGERGESESMRQLTRVIYELLPDLESFNLSVQAVHQLPIATEEVVLPVLYAVGYIAALLFAATFIFERRDFK, encoded by the coding sequence ATGATTTCTCCGAGTCGGATCTGGACCATCGGCCTGAACACCATGCGCGAGGCGATCCGCAACAAACTGCTCTATACGCTGCTCTTCTTTGCAATCGTGATGATCGGCACCGGGGTCATCGTCGGATCGATCTCCTACGTCGAAGGGTCGCGCATCTTGCAGGATGTGGGCTTGGCCTCGATTCGTCTGTTTAGTACGGGCATTGCGATCTTCGTCGGCGTCGGTTTGATTTACAGCGAGGTCTACCGCCGCACGATCTATACGATTCTCTCCAAGCCGGTGTCTCGTGCCGAGTTCTTGGTCGGAAAGTTCGTTGGGTTGGTGATGACGATCTGGCTCCAGCTAGTGATCATGTCAGTGGCGTTCATCGTCGTTTCGCTCTCCTCGGGGGCCCCGATCGATTCGGGGCACATTGCAGCACTGGCACTGTTGGGTGTCGAACTCGCAGTGGTCGTGGCGGTCGCAACACTGTTCTCGGCTTTTACCACTCCGATGCTTGCCTCGTTCTTTACCCTTGGGATCTACATGATGGGTCATCTGTCTCGCAACCTGTTGCAAATTGGTGAGCGGGGCGAATCTGAGAGCATGCGCCAGTTGACGCGAGTCATATACGAACTTTTGCCCGACCTCGAGAGTTTCAACCTCAGCGTCCAGGCGGTTCACCAGCTCCCCATCGCGACCGAGGAGGTGGTGCTGCCGGTGCTCTATGCAGTGGGCTATATCGCGGCACTGTTGTTTGCAGCGACATTCATCTTTGAGCGCCGCGACTTCAAATGA